The following coding sequences are from one Pseudomonas mendocina window:
- the rpoD gene encoding RNA polymerase sigma factor RpoD: MSVKAQQQSRLKELISRGREQGYLTYAEVNDHLPEDISDPEQVEDIIRMINDMGINVFESAPDADALLLAEADTDEAAAEEAAAALAAVETDIGRTTDPVRMYMREMGTVELLTREGEIEIAKRIEEGIREVMSAIAHFPGTVDGILAEYKRVTTEGGRLAEVLSGYIDPDDGSVPDEAAAPVPVKEGAAAEESDDDEEEESSDDEEEEGDGGPDPEEAARRFTAVAEQQEKALKALKKHGRGSKQATEELAALAELFMPIKLVPKQYDALVTQVRDALDRLRTQERAIMQLCVRDARMPRADFLRLFPGNEIDMSWAADLAKGKAKYAEALGNLQADIQRCQQKLVDLEAECSLSLAEIKDINRRMSIGEAKARRAKKEMVEANLRLVISIAKKYTNRGLQFLDLIQEGNIGLMKAVDKFEYRRGYKFSTYATWWIRQAITRSIADQARTIRIPVHMIETINKLNRISRQMLQEMGREPTPEELGERMEMPEDKIRKVLKIAKEPISMETPIGDDEDSHLGDFIEDSTMQSPIDVATVESLKEATREVLAGLTAREAKVLRMRFGIDMNTDHTLEEVGKQFDVTRERIRQIEAKALRKLRHPTRSEHLRSFLDE, translated from the coding sequence ATGTCCGTAAAAGCGCAACAGCAATCTCGTTTGAAAGAATTGATCAGCCGCGGTCGCGAGCAGGGTTACCTGACGTACGCGGAGGTCAATGACCACCTGCCGGAAGATATTTCCGATCCGGAACAGGTGGAAGACATCATCCGCATGATCAACGACATGGGGATCAACGTATTCGAGAGTGCTCCGGATGCGGACGCCCTGTTGTTGGCCGAAGCCGACACCGACGAAGCGGCGGCAGAAGAAGCCGCAGCCGCCCTCGCCGCCGTTGAGACCGATATCGGCCGTACCACCGACCCGGTGCGCATGTACATGCGTGAAATGGGTACCGTGGAACTGCTGACCCGCGAAGGCGAGATCGAAATCGCCAAGCGCATCGAGGAAGGCATCCGTGAAGTCATGAGCGCCATCGCTCACTTCCCCGGCACTGTCGACGGCATCCTCGCCGAGTACAAGCGTGTCACCACCGAGGGCGGCCGCCTGGCCGAAGTACTCAGTGGTTACATCGACCCGGATGACGGCAGCGTGCCCGACGAAGCCGCCGCTCCTGTTCCTGTAAAAGAAGGCGCCGCTGCTGAAGAGAGCGACGACGACGAGGAAGAAGAGAGCAGCGACGACGAGGAAGAAGAAGGCGACGGCGGCCCGGATCCGGAAGAAGCGGCACGCCGCTTCACAGCCGTGGCCGAGCAGCAGGAAAAAGCGCTGAAGGCTCTGAAGAAGCATGGTCGTGGCAGCAAGCAGGCCACCGAAGAGCTGGCCGCACTGGCCGAGCTGTTCATGCCGATCAAGCTGGTGCCCAAGCAGTACGACGCCCTGGTCACCCAGGTGCGCGATGCCCTCGACCGCCTGCGTACTCAAGAACGCGCCATCATGCAGCTGTGCGTGCGTGACGCTCGCATGCCGCGTGCCGACTTCCTGCGCCTGTTCCCGGGCAACGAAATCGACATGAGCTGGGCTGCCGATCTGGCCAAGGGCAAGGCCAAGTACGCCGAAGCCCTGGGCAACCTGCAAGCCGACATCCAGCGTTGCCAGCAGAAGCTGGTCGATCTGGAAGCCGAGTGCAGCCTGAGCCTGGCCGAGATCAAGGACATCAACCGTCGCATGTCCATCGGTGAAGCGAAAGCTCGCCGCGCCAAGAAGGAAATGGTCGAGGCGAACCTGCGCCTGGTCATCTCCATCGCCAAGAAGTACACCAACCGCGGCCTGCAGTTCCTCGACCTGATCCAGGAAGGCAACATCGGCCTGATGAAGGCGGTGGACAAGTTCGAATACCGTCGCGGCTACAAGTTCTCGACCTACGCCACCTGGTGGATTCGCCAGGCAATCACCCGCTCGATCGCCGACCAGGCGCGCACCATCCGTATTCCGGTGCACATGATCGAGACCATCAACAAGCTCAACCGCATCTCCCGTCAGATGCTGCAGGAAATGGGTCGCGAACCCACTCCGGAAGAGCTGGGTGAGCGCATGGAAATGCCCGAGGACAAGATCCGCAAGGTATTGAAGATCGCCAAAGAGCCGATCTCCATGGAAACCCCGATTGGCGACGACGAAGATTCGCACCTGGGCGACTTCATCGAGGACAGCACCATGCAGTCCCCGATCGATGTGGCCACGGTCGAAAGCCTCAAGGAAGCCACTCGCGAAGTGCTGGCCGGCCTCACTGCCCGTGAAGCCAAGGTTCTGCGCATGCGCTTCGGTATCGACATGAACACTGACCACACCCTCGAGGAAGTGGGCAAGCAGTTCGATGTCACCCGTGAGCGGATTCGTCAGATCGAAGCCAAGGCGCTGCGCAAGCTGCGCCACCCGACGCGAAGCGAGCATCTGCGCTCCTTCCTCGACGAGTGA
- the dnaG gene encoding DNA primase: MAGLIPQSFIDDLLNRTDIVDVVSSRIQLKKTGKNYSACCPFHKEKTPSFTVSPDKQFYYCFGCGAGGNALGFVMDHDQLEFPQAIEELAKRAGMDVPREESGRGHKPRQPVDSPLYPLLNAAAEHYRQALKSHPQRRYAVDYLKGRGLTGEIARDFGLGFAPPGWDNLLKQLGADALQQKAMIDAGLLIENAENGRRYDRFRDRIMFPIRDSRGRVIAFGGRVLGDDKPKYLNSPETPVFHKGQELYGLYEARKHNRDLDEIMVVEGYMDVIALAQQGLRNAVATLGTATSEEHLKRLFRIVPSVLFCFDGDAAGRNAAWRALESTLPSLQDGRRARFLFLPEGEDPDTLVRAEGTDAFRARINQHAQPLADYFFQQLSEEADPRSLEGKAHLVTLAAPLIDKIPGNNLRALMRQRLSEITGLSGEALSQVASSPRSHAPSTTSQAPTSDYPDYGDIPDSAYYDATPDLGGYEQPAPQQQHYEQRSNDNGKGSWKKEGGKWSKKGKGDFAPRAPRTAVSVESPHLSALRTLLHHPQLAQKVEDVSHFADEDDTYAQLLVALVGALQKSPNLRSLQLIARWHGTEQGRLLRALAEKEWLISADNLEQQFFDTITTLAARQRERSLEQLLRKARQNELSAEEKDQLRALLSRNALPVSPSPTGA; this comes from the coding sequence ATGGCCGGCCTGATCCCGCAATCCTTCATCGATGACTTGCTCAACCGCACCGACATCGTCGATGTGGTGAGTTCGCGCATCCAGCTGAAGAAGACCGGCAAGAACTACAGCGCCTGCTGCCCGTTCCACAAGGAAAAGACCCCTTCCTTCACCGTCAGCCCGGACAAGCAGTTCTACTATTGCTTCGGCTGCGGCGCCGGCGGCAATGCCCTCGGCTTCGTCATGGATCACGATCAACTGGAATTCCCCCAGGCGATCGAGGAACTGGCCAAGCGCGCCGGCATGGACGTACCGCGCGAGGAAAGCGGCCGCGGGCACAAACCCAGGCAACCGGTCGACTCCCCACTCTACCCGCTGCTCAATGCCGCGGCTGAACATTATCGCCAGGCACTGAAAAGCCATCCGCAGCGTAGATATGCAGTGGACTACCTCAAGGGCCGCGGCCTGACCGGCGAAATCGCCCGTGATTTCGGCCTCGGCTTCGCCCCGCCCGGCTGGGACAACCTGCTCAAGCAACTGGGCGCCGACGCCCTGCAGCAAAAAGCGATGATCGACGCCGGTCTGCTGATCGAGAACGCCGAAAATGGCAGGCGTTACGACCGTTTCCGCGACCGCATCATGTTCCCCATCCGCGATAGCCGCGGCCGGGTCATCGCCTTCGGCGGCCGGGTACTGGGCGACGACAAGCCCAAATACCTCAACTCGCCGGAAACCCCGGTTTTCCATAAAGGGCAGGAACTCTACGGCCTGTACGAGGCGCGCAAGCACAACCGTGATCTCGACGAGATCATGGTGGTCGAAGGCTATATGGACGTCATCGCCCTGGCCCAGCAAGGCCTGCGCAATGCCGTCGCAACCCTGGGCACGGCGACCAGCGAGGAACACCTCAAACGCCTGTTCCGCATCGTGCCCAGCGTGCTGTTCTGCTTCGACGGCGACGCGGCTGGCCGCAACGCCGCCTGGCGCGCACTGGAATCGACCCTGCCCAGCCTGCAGGATGGGCGGCGCGCACGCTTTCTGTTCCTGCCCGAAGGCGAAGACCCGGATACCCTGGTGCGCGCCGAGGGCACCGATGCCTTCCGTGCCCGTATCAATCAGCACGCGCAGCCGCTGGCAGACTATTTCTTCCAGCAGCTCAGCGAAGAAGCCGACCCGCGCTCACTGGAAGGCAAGGCGCACCTGGTAACCCTGGCAGCGCCGTTGATCGACAAGATTCCCGGCAACAACCTGCGCGCACTGATGCGCCAGCGCCTGAGCGAAATCACCGGCCTTTCCGGCGAAGCGCTCAGCCAGGTCGCCAGCAGCCCACGCAGCCATGCCCCAAGCACGACCAGCCAGGCACCGACCAGCGATTACCCGGACTATGGCGATATCCCCGACAGCGCCTACTACGACGCCACGCCGGATCTCGGCGGTTACGAGCAACCGGCACCGCAACAGCAGCACTACGAGCAGCGCAGCAACGACAACGGCAAAGGCAGCTGGAAAAAAGAAGGTGGCAAGTGGAGCAAGAAGGGCAAAGGCGACTTCGCGCCACGTGCCCCACGCACCGCAGTCAGCGTCGAATCACCGCATCTGAGCGCATTGCGCACACTTTTGCATCACCCGCAGTTGGCACAGAAGGTCGAGGACGTCAGTCATTTCGCCGACGAAGACGACACCTATGCCCAGCTACTGGTCGCCCTGGTCGGCGCCCTGCAAAAGTCGCCCAACCTGCGCTCGCTGCAATTGATCGCGCGCTGGCACGGCACGGAGCAAGGCCGTCTATTACGGGCATTGGCAGAGAAGGAATGGTTGATTTCTGCCGATAACCTTGAACAACAGTTTTTCGACACTATAACTACTCTTGCAGCCCGCCAACGCGAGCGCAGCCTGGAACAACTGCTGCGCAAGGCCCGTCAAAATGAGTTGAGCGCAGAGGAAAAAGATCAGCTGCGCGCCCTGCTAAGCCGTAACGCATTACCAGTTTCCCCCTCCCCAACTGGCGCGTAG